TACTTTTGTCTGCACACAGATTAAGCGCACAACCAATCATTATAACCAACATTATTAAACCCATTTTTATGACAAGCAAACTCTTCCAGAGAGTGGCGGCCGTCGTCCTGATGTCCGTCATGTGCCTGATTGGGACGGCGGCCTTCGGCCAGAACCGCTCCATCAGCGGAACGGTTGTCGACGACACCAAGCTCCCCGTCATCGGAGCTTCGGTCATGGTCGTCGGGAACAATGCCATCGGAACTGTCACGGATGCCGACGGAGCTTTCTCCCTCAGCGTCCCCGCAGGCGCGAGCATCGTCGTCTCCTGCATCGGCTACAGTTCGCAGACCCTGCCCGTCGGGCAGGAAAGCGTGTTCAACATCGTCCTTAAAGAGGACGCCGAGTTCCTCGAGGAGACCGTCGTCATCGGCTACGGTACCCAGAAGAAGAAGCTCCTGACCGGCTCCACGATCAACATTTCCGGAGACGACATCCAGAAGCAGAACACCACCAACGCGCTCGGCGCCCTCTACAGCTCCGTGCCCGGCGTCAACATCGTGCAGTCCAGCGGTCTGCCGGGCGCTGAATACTCCATCACCGTCCGCGGCCTCGGTACCACCGGCTCCGCCAGCCCGCTCGTCGTCATCGACGGCGTCGCCGGCGGCCACCTGGAAGACCTCAGCCCCTCCGACATCGAATCCATCGACATCCTCAAGGATGCCGCCTCCGCCGCCATCTACGGCGCCCGCGCCGCCAACGGCGTCGTCCTCGTGACCACGCGCCAGGGCAAGACCGGCGAGAAGAAGGCGACCGTCACCTTCGACTCCTACATCGGTTTCCAGCAGCCCAACACCAACGGCGTGAAGGTCGTCTCCGCCTCGGACTACCTCGACCTCGTCGACCGCGAATACCTCGCCAAGGGCACCATCCGCGAGGGCCAGCACTACTATGACATCGACGCCTTGATGCCCAAGCAGAAGGAGTGGATGGAGAAAGGCCTGTGGAACGGTACCGACTGGTTCAACTCCTCCATCAACCACAATGCCCCGACCAACAACCTGTCGGTGGGCGTGAGCGGTGGCAGCGACGCTGTCCGCTACTCTTTCAGCTTCTCCAAGGCTTATCAGGAAGGCACCCTGGGCGTCCCCAAGCCCACTTACTACGACAGAACGACCGCCCGTGCCAACACGGAGTTCACCATCCTCAAGAAGAACAACCGCGACATCATCAAGGTCGGCGAGAACGTGACCGTCTCCCTGACGAGCTCCCGCGGCATGACCGTCGCCGGCCGCGGCGGCGATGTCCACAACATGCTCATCAAGTCCCCGCTCCTCCCGGCCTACGACCTGGACGGCTCGTTCTATACCTATCAGGACCAGCTCCGCGACAGCTGGTTCGTCAAGGACGACGAAGTCAACATCCTGGAGCAGCGCGACCTGGACGAGAAAGAGGGCAAGAACGTCCGCGTCCAGGGCAACGTCTACCTGGAGGTCAACCCGATCAAGGAGCTCAAGATCCGCTCCGCCTTCGGCTTCCGCGGCTACACGGAGTTCAAGCGCGAATACACGCCCGAGTATCAGCTCTCGGCCACGACCTACAGGGAATATGACACCGTGAAGGAGAGCGCCAGCATCTCCTCCAGCTGGACCTGGGAGACGACGGCCAACTACAAGAAGACCTTCGCCAACGACCATACCATCGAGGCCCTCCTCGGTACTTCCGTCGAGGCGAGGGGCTGGGGCATCAGCCTCGACGGCACCCGTTCCAATACCAGCCGCCACACCTGGGATTCCGCCAACCTCACCTACGTCGAG
This Bacteroidales bacterium WCE2004 DNA region includes the following protein-coding sequences:
- a CDS encoding TonB-linked outer membrane protein, SusC/RagA family, whose product is MTSKLFQRVAAVVLMSVMCLIGTAAFGQNRSISGTVVDDTKLPVIGASVMVVGNNAIGTVTDADGAFSLSVPAGASIVVSCIGYSSQTLPVGQESVFNIVLKEDAEFLEETVVIGYGTQKKKLLTGSTINISGDDIQKQNTTNALGALYSSVPGVNIVQSSGLPGAEYSITVRGLGTTGSASPLVVIDGVAGGHLEDLSPSDIESIDILKDAASAAIYGARAANGVVLVTTRQGKTGEKKATVTFDSYIGFQQPNTNGVKVVSASDYLDLVDREYLAKGTIREGQHYYDIDALMPKQKEWMEKGLWNGTDWFNSSINHNAPTNNLSVGVSGGSDAVRYSFSFSKAYQEGTLGVPKPTYYDRTTARANTEFTILKKNNRDIIKVGENVTVSLTSSRGMTVAGRGGDVHNMLIKSPLLPAYDLDGSFYTYQDQLRDSWFVKDDEVNILEQRDLDEKEGKNVRVQGNVYLEVNPIKELKIRSAFGFRGYTEFKREYTPEYQLSATTYREYDTVKESASISSSWTWETTANYKKTFANDHTIEALLGTSVEARGWGISLDGTRSNTSRHTWDSANLTYVEGALTADQHASMGGDNTVPYNELISAFGRINYSYKDKYMVTVIVRRDGSCNFDTDYRWGTYPSVSAGWIVTSEPWMRPFKNWLNYFKIRGSWGQNGNCRIDNFQYNSTISLNGFYDFTYDQQSPVIAAYPDNIATKDLTWETSEQTAIGFDSRFFKSRLGVIFDWYVKDTKDWLVTPPVAGIEGANASSKNGGAVRNAGVELSFTWNDQIGDLRYNIGLNGSYNKNTVLYINNSDGIIHGDAKILSENVRNGDGYRAEPGKPIGYFIGIASEGIFQNQAQIDAYNAKGYAFMNGYEQAQPGDVIWIDQNGDGKYDELDCVEIGNPHPDFTMGFNIGLQWKGFDLSINGSGAFGQQVMQSYRQFAQQDLEGFTNNFVNRLWTGEGTTNKFPRFSDGSHNNFKCNGYNSDIWAQNADYVKIRNITFGYDLKKAIKKLPFQSFRVFVTGQNLFTITGYDGMDPEVGTGVPRVSWTSGIDTGYYPSPKVYMAGVSIKF